aaataattgtATAGCTACCCTGTGAAGTGTCTTGAATATCTTCCACCCTGACAGACTTTGACtctcagaggagaagagagctTTTGTAATTGGAATCAAATTAGTCCAATGAGATTGGAAGAATGACCTCTTCCTAACAATTGATTGCTGTTAAGTCTTCTCAAACCTTTGACAATATGGTGTGTGGTTCACGAGGACAATGTCTGCAGGTGCAATACCTGTGCTGCTGCCCTAGTTTCAGTCCAGTGCTGTCTGCTGCTTTTGCTCATCCCGTAAGACGTTGACATACTCagatacatttgtatttattaaaaagtGTATAATTTATAATTGATCATTTGAGGAGGGTCGAGCTGGCGTGTAGTGATACagattttatctttattttgtcacagtttttaaagttgatgttagtttttttttaatgacaaacatgtttgaaatctaACATGAATCTCCTTTAACAGAGCTGTTAATGTGAGCAGGgatcctcccctcttcctcctctgtaagGAGCGTTCTTTGTCTGAGCGGGCATGTGGCAGGGAACTGCACGAATACTGCGACACAGGcacccctccaaaaaaaaaaaaaaaaaaacaggacactCTGGACAAATTCAAGCCTCTCTGTTATGCAATCGGTCAAATGAATCCTACGATATGTTGAGCACATGTAGATATTAAGccgtttttttgttgtcatattGTCGAGTTTGTATTGTATTGATTTCTTCATTGCTGATATGAGATAACGGACATCAGACATAAAAGTGAACCTACGTCAGCAAGGTCATAGGTGCAGCATTAGGCTAGCAGTTTAGGGTAACCTGCTGGATTAAGGCTCAGCAAAAAAACCCTAAAAGCTCGAGCTGGCAGCACGGCGTCTCCTCCTCTGATCTGCTGTACGTCTCGGCTGGCAGGTCAGGAGGAAATAGATCAGAGTTCTTCGCCAGGGGAGACTTTATCGATGCACACTTTAAGTGCTGGCTGAAAGATCCATTTATTAGAGTTGAAATAAGCCATTCAGTGGAGGTGTTGAAATGAATCGTCTCTACGATGCGTCGCGATTAGACATGGACGATTTTGGATCGCTGCAGTGACAAAACATAATCgattatttcactttttaaacatttttggtAAATTATTTTACCATGTAAAGACATTTATGTTGACGTTGAATTCCaaagcactttctaaataataaaaaaaaggagttcaTATTAATCTGACTGATGGTCTTCATTGATGtaaaagtagccatgtgcagtCATTTAGAAAATTGATGATGCAACCCGTCCTGATATCGAAGCGAACACCAAACACATCTGATAAAATGAAGCGTTACAGCATTTACTTATTTGAAGTAATGACCAGCAGTAGGACACTAGGGCAGACTGAAGTGAATCAATATATTATTCTGTGTGTGAACAGGTTTGTGTCTGAAAGCTGCTGACTGCAGTCCTGCAgctgactttgtttttaatagAGACTCAATCCACTTACTGAGTATAATAGGCTTTAAGGACGATGAACTATTATCTGATTAACCTTTGTTAATTTATTAATAGAACTTAATTTCCTTAAACCATTAACCATTCAGTGCTCAGGAAGAATCCCACACACATTgttataatcattattattaaggCAGGGTTTATAGTCTACTAACATGATTGTTTGGTGTTCATTAAGTCAGTGTTGACATCCAGATAGAAAGATTATCTTTTATCAGAATGAGACATGGTGACCCTCTTCTGGATCAGGATGTCTATTACACTCCTAaggacacttttttaaaatagtgtAATTAACAAAAATACTTTCAAGTTCAATGTTggttctaaaataaaaaatgtatttgacatgGAACCTTGTTTGGTAGCTTTTGGTCACATTACAGATCTTTGTCAGCAGATGGCGGAGTTGTTGAACAGATATTTATTCTATGCTGgctttaaagtaaatataaagGAATGAGAGCTGATGAGACTGTCACAATCAAAATTTGATAAAAGACTACATTCATGACTCGCAGTCAGGAAGACGTCTGGCCAGTGGTGAAATAACATCCCGTGTTTTGGGATTCTCTGGTATAGTTGATTTTCCTTGCTGCCATGTTTGAGAGAAACACAAGATCCTGACAGCAGACCTTTAGACTCGGGTTGCACTTTGACTCCCTCTGACTTTTGCCTTGTAAGGCTTTGTGGTGATTTGTGACAGGGGTTTAAATGCTTTCACtatcctgcttctttttttctgcattcctCTTAATTCTAATCAGCTAAATTGAAAACATAAACTTGAAAGTGAATCACATCACGTGGCTCCCGACAAGATTTACGTCGTATATATCATGGTCAGCTGCAGCACACTTTATCTGCAATAGACCCGGGCAACAGACCAAGGTTAGATTCTTTCCATTAGATTGATTAAACACTGAGACAGCTATCCAACCACACTGTTTCCAGGCCAAATCCAAGGAAACTCGATCTGATTACTTCGCTGTATGGCAACCTCCCATCTCTTTAGGCCAGCTAAGCTTTCTGCCAAAGACTATATGAATCATTGTTTTAGAGTAATGTGGTGTCATTAAGATGAATTCATGATAATCGTCTAACAGAGACAACCAAGCTGTAGAATTATGGTCTGCATCTTGAGTCACCGAGTTCTGCTTCAAATGTCTAAAACCCGTCCTCTTTGCTAGATGGTGACAACCTTTAAAACTATTATACCAACACTAATATATTGTGTTCCTTTTTGCTAAACATACAGCTTCAAAGTGTCTTCGACCGCCTCTGGATCCGTCTCAACTGAACAATGATTTCTTGAACTTCCACTTCCGTGCGTTTGAAGTGGATGCAAAACAAACGGATTTGAACCAAGCTGCAGGTCAATAGTCAGTCACTGTGTTCCTGTCCACGTTGTACATGTCCTGCCTGTATGGACACTGCCAGATAAGCCCTGGCTGTGTCACAGGTTGAGCTATATTGGTATCCCGGAGAACCAGGTCTTTATTGGCGTCTTATCTGGGCTAGAAAGGATCAGGCTAAGAGGATCAGTGTGGGGCAGTGACCACATGGAGATGTTGTGGTCTGCATCTGTGGAAACAAAACCTACTCGAGGCATTCATTCATACAGACAACGCTGATTCACTGTAACTCTGTTACAAGTTCATGTTACAAGTGTTTAATAATTGAGAGACAAGAGggtatttttctttcattgtgtACATCAAtgagcaccccccccccccccacacacacacacacacacaaaatactttgtttttaataatcaacATACTAAGTTTTCTTTGATACAACGGCGACTGTGGCTAAGTTGGTAAAGCATCAGCCATCTCCTccaagacacttgaccccaatttgctcccgctgctttgtcagtagcgtatgaatgtgtatgaatgggatgagttggTTGGACCCTTTACATGGcggcctctgtcatcagtgtgtgaatgtgtagttgtaaaagcgctttgagtagtcagaagactagaaaataactaaaccagctcaagtccatttaccagaaTAGTCTGGCACATACAGAAAGACCTTTGTATAAACTATCCAGTTATTGTTATCATGATTAGAGTTAAAACCTCAGAGGAGACAAAGCCTTCATCTCCCATGAGATCTTTTGGCAACCCCCCGCCGCTGGGGGGTTCAGACTTACATGATTAAGTAAATTATCAATAATTATGATTCAAATACTTtcaacagaattttttttttttttcagaaatatcACTTGCCCTTCTAAAATGAATGTTGTTATCTTTCATAGCTGTTCCTCCTCTAAGTGAGAAAAGGACAGGCTTCTCTTGAGATCTGTTGTAACGATGTTTTGTTCAGCAGCTGattgaaaaatagaaaaagaggaGATCAGTCAAAATCTAACAAGCGTCCCCATTGGCTCGTCTTTATTACTTATTTGTCATTATAAAAACTCTCAACAGAATGCATCGTGCCAGTGGCCTCTTTGTGTGATCTGTTTCCTGCTCCATTCATTaaatccctctctccctcctccctcagtGCTGTGCTCAGACAGGGTGGGCCAGGTCACCAAGACGTATCATGACATCAAGGCGGTCACCCACCTACTGGAGGAGgtaagagagagacaaagtagATCAGTGGGATTATAGAAGATTATGATCATCTGCCCCACTGACCACCATGTTTGTTGACCTTTTCTGcacttttgtttctgtctgtgtcgtCAGATGAAAGCTAATAAGATGTGGTTAAATCTAAACCACAACTCTATGTATCTTCACCTAGGCAGTCATTGTTTATAAAACAATATTATGTGGGTATACATGCATAAATATCTTTTTAAGTCAAATAAATGACTCACTTGTGTATCACTTTGCAGAAAGAGCGCGATCTGGAGTTAGCAGCGCGGATCGGCCAGTCCCTCCTGAAGCAGAACCAAGAACTGACCACACGTAATGAACTGCTGGACGAGCAGCTTGAAATTGCAAAAGAAGAGGTGTGACTAAACCTCATGACGCACACTTGTGCAATCACAATTAAATACATAATTAATGTTATATCAGAGCTTTACTGATCTTAGATTACTGTATTTTCTAGATTGCTCAACTTCGTCATGAGCTCACGATGCGAGACGACCTTCTTCAGTTCTACGCCAGCACTGAGGAGATGGAGAACGCCGAAGCACACTCACTGTGagttcacacacatgcaaacacacacacactcatgttttGATGgaacagtagctcagtctgtagggactttggttgggaaccGAAGGGTtcccggttcaagtcccggtgtggaccaagtctggaaattggtgtAGTAGCTGTAGAAGTGCCAGATCACTGCCAAGCGGCCCCTGAGCATGGCTGCACCCCGTGCACACTTTGTCCACATGTTTGGAGTCAGTCTCTGGGTTGTTCTGCTGGACgggtatgtgtgtttttttaacagtgaaaGTCGACATCTGTAACGACTCGACTTCATAATAAACTGGTAGAAAAAGTGTTGCCTCCACCTTCAGCTCATCCCAGAGAAGTGAGCACTGTCAGGATGCAGTGAAGAAGGAGATGCTGCTGGCTCAAATCCACAATCGGATGCAAAACAAGAGCAGACTTCACAGAGAAGAACAGTGGGGATGTTTGTTCTTGAATATCATAACTACAATAAATGTGGTTAATTAGACATTGACACTGTGTAAATAATGGTCAAAATGTATGTGCAATGCATGGAAATATTAGCAGTCCACAGTAATCCATCCTATATGAATTCCCTCCTGTGCTTCttgaataaatgtgaaataaggGAAGGTATCTTATGCAgacattctttttctttttgtctagAATGAAAAGAAATAGCTCATGCACTTCTCTCAGCAACTTCGTCCACTCCGACTTCCTTCAGCAGAAACTGAAGGATTTAGAGGATGAAAACCGCAAACTGCGAGTAGAGGTAAGAGACATAGGAAACTGACTGAATTTGTAAACAACTTCAGAATGCAACATTTCTTAATAAATGTGGTACCAGAGGAGGATCACATTAAGTACGACTGAATGTTTATCCCAGCTATGATTAAGTCGCTGACATTTTCTGTGCAGGCCAACGATCTCACGACAGAAACGACAAACTACGAGGAGCAAGAGCAGGAGCTGATGATGGTGTGTGTGGATGAGCTCAGTAAGTGCCACACTCTTGTCTCTAATATTAAAAAAGAATCCTCTTGTCGGTCAGTTGCAGGTGTATTTATTGGACTTGTGCGTTTCAGCGTCTCTCAATAAGCAGGTGGTCGACCTGTCTGAGGAGCTGGCACGGAAAGTAGAGGACTCTCTCCGACAACAGGAAGAGATCAGCTCACTGCTCGCTCAGATTGTTGACCTACAGGCTCGATGCAAAGGGgtgagagacaaacacagacacactgttcatttctttttaagaagccttcataaaaaaaatagccaGTAACTTTGTGATGAGTTATATAAAAGATCATATGAACTCAGGGTTAGTGTTGTAGACAAGACCACagtaaccaagaccaagacagagaccagagtgctacaagaccgagacatttagaccaagaccataaatatcagtgaaaaatcatcatcctgTGTTTAGGGGGAGTGTCACTCAAGTAGACTGTATCACCGGGAAGGCTGCAGACATAACCTGGGGATTAAAATGAAACGACAATTGAACTGAATTAATTTGTTCTTTCAGAAAGGGATGTTTTTCTTATAATCACAGTTATGATGGACAAATAGCCTTTCAGTGATGGTCTTGATTTGAAATccagagtctgcccagtctgagactctgagacaagaccgagtaaaaaggCTTTCAAATCCTACAACACTACTCAGGGTCTCTACAAGTGAATGTGAAATAATAGAAAAACTCTCACAactattctctctctccctccagctCACAAACGAGAATGAAGAGCTCAACCAGAACCTGAGTGCCTCCCGTGAAAgtcaacaaaaactgaaatcagAGGTAAGACGCTTACAATCAGTTGAAAAAGGATCCTGACATGTTCTTTTAACTCGTGTGTATTCGTGTACCTAAATCAATAATTTTTTAAGGTGTTCAAACTTCTTTTGGtatatgttaaaatatttaCTAAATCATTTTTGAGTAGGTCAAGGACTAAAGATAATTAGAAAGAGGCGATTGGACTTTATAAAACTTTTATATGTACATAATTTACTCTGGAAGCCTTCACATAGTTACCCAGAAACCCCTTATTTGTGTCTCTCACAGATTTGTTAGTTTGTATCTCTGCAGAAGAAGGCCTTACTTTTTCATAATTacctacatgtttttattttcaacatgaGTTACACAAACTAGTATACacttatttatttcttcctcaTGTCTTCTTCTCTATTCCTGACCCATATTTTATCAGTTAACcaccttccctcctctctataCCTATTTTTCATACAATCTCTTCAGCAGAATTCAGTTTGTGCTGTCTTTTAGTTCCACTGTTTGTCTTGTACTGCAGTTTGACAGAAATGTCTCCCCCTTTCTGCAGCTCAAGGACCTGCAGGACAAGTACTCCGAGTGTGAGGACATGCTGCGTGAGGCCCGAGAGGACATTAAAAACTTGAGGAATAAAAGCCTTCCCAACAGCACGGTGCAGCGGTACACTGCGCTGGCCTCCGTCCTCCCGATGGACTCGCTGGCTGCAGAGATAGAGGGCACCTTCCGTAAAGGCTTGGACAACCCGGCTCCCTCAGAGTACAAGTGAGTCTGTGCTTTGGCTTTGCTAATTGTCTTTTATCATTCTATTTCTAGTTGAATATGATTAAGGACATTTACTTTGTGTGAGCCATCCAGGATTATTTGATGCTTAAAGCCCAGGTTGATCTTCCCTCCTGCCTACAACTATGACACAATCTTTCAGAGTCTCATTAATCCAACAgatataaaatattttgtttatacAAAGAACACAGATGGACAGCAAAAAATCTGTTATGCTGTTTCGCTTGTGTCAACGTTTGAGGgggttattatttttttaaagttatttaggCCTTTTGCTTTcaatagataggacagtgagaGAGTGGGCGATGACATCCGGCAAAGGGCCGATGTCGGATTCTAACCCACGGCTGCTGtgttgaggactatagcctctgtacatggggcacgtgaCACAACAGCCAGGCTAGCCcgcaccccatgtacaaagtgtttttatattttgctgcaGTTACATCCGTTAGAAATTTGTTTTTGATAGCATCAATCCAAGCCCACTACAGATACTATTCCTTGGAAAATGGTGAAAGAATGCTTAACTGAACTTTGGTTCACTGAAACCAAAACACTCTGTGCAAATAACAAGGAAATAGAAGGTTAAATATAAACTGCATCTTCACTGTGCAAACAAAGGTGTGTTATGATAATGATTTGtgagataaaacatttttttaaaggcagaaaataaaagtacTTGGTGAGATTACTCATGCCATGCTTCCTCCCACAGGAACCACCCGTGGCGTGTGTTTGAAACAGTAAAGGTAGTGAACAAGGCCGTGAGGTTGCGGTCTCAGTGCCCCTCCCCGGGTCTGCCAGGATCCAACCCTTTATCCACTCGCTCCAGCTGTGCCAGCACCCCCCGAACCAGCTACTACGGTTCAGATAATATCAGCATAACTCTGGAGGACAAGCCCAGCTCCAACAGTACTCACAAAGAAGACAACAGGTgagtttcagtgtgtttatgCAGCAATGtcgtatatttaaaaaaaaacttgattagAAGCTATAATGACTTTCTTTAGAtgtttaaacatctttttacaTGAGGTAATGATGATTAACCCCTTAAAGGTCCTGAGTTTGATGCATTAAAAAACCTTTTGCATCTCTTCACCTCAGTGTTAGTGGGCCAAAGCGTCTGGGCCAGCCAGGTACACCTGGAGGCCAAGACCTGGAAGCGGCCTTGCGAAACCTTTCAGCTCGCCAGCAGAACCACTCCTCAGAGCGGCCTTTCTTTGACGTGGAGCGGGAGCGTAAACTTCATGCCTTGGTATCAAACTGCGAGGAGGGCGAATGCTCCAGCGGCTTCCTGACCCCAAACGACAGCCTGGTCTCCAGCCCAGCAGCATCGACAGGCACCAACTACTCCAACGGAAGCTCACGGCACTCCTGTGGCTCCTCAGGAGGATCCAGATCCTACCTGCCCGACCGCCTGCAGATTGTCAAACCTCTGGAAGGTAAAAGCTTCAGCTTGATtctctttgttttacatttttag
This window of the Labrus mixtus chromosome 2, fLabMix1.1, whole genome shotgun sequence genome carries:
- the hap1 gene encoding trafficking kinesin-binding protein 1 isoform X3, whose translation is MEVWSSSASEEEEEEKITPGLVEEVVKGEEKCQNSNNNNNNNNNKGNLCQEVTQVLCSDRVGQVTKTYHDIKAVTHLLEEKERDLELAARIGQSLLKQNQELTTRNELLDEQLEIAKEEIAQLRHELTMRDDLLQFYASTEEMENAEAHSLMKRNSSCTSLSNFVHSDFLQQKLKDLEDENRKLRVEANDLTTETTNYEEQEQELMMVCVDELTSLNKQVVDLSEELARKVEDSLRQQEEISSLLAQIVDLQARCKGLTNENEELNQNLSASRESQQKLKSELKDLQDKYSECEDMLREAREDIKNLRNKSLPNSTVQRYTALASVLPMDSLAAEIEGTFRKGLDNPAPSEYKNHPWRVFETVKVVNKAVRLRSQCPSPGLPGSNPLSTRSSCASTPRTSYYGSDNISITLEDKPSSNSTHKEDNSVSGPKRLGQPGTPGGQDLEAALRNLSARQQNHSSERPFFDVERERKLHALVSNCEEGECSSGFLTPNDSLVSSPAASTGTNYSNGSSRHSCGSSGGSRSYLPDRLQIVKPLEGSVTLHHWQQLAKPNLGGILHPRPGVLTKDFRELEVDLQHIYSLNDLEEDEPDLSQMSGAHGMVTENVCRGFFSSFKSSLRGKPSLFQHATSSEL
- the hap1 gene encoding trafficking kinesin-binding protein 1 isoform X2, with product MEVWSSSASEEEEEEKITPGLVEEVVKGEEKCQNSNNNNNNNNNKGNLCQEVTQVLCSDRVGQVTKTYHDIKAVTHLLEEKERDLELAARIGQSLLKQNQELTTRNELLDEQLEIAKEEIAQLRHELTMRDDLLQFYASTEEMENAEAHSLMKRNSSCTSLSNFVHSDFLQQKLKDLEDENRKLRVEANDLTTETTNYEEQEQELMMVCVDELTSLNKQVVDLSEELARKVEDSLRQQEEISSLLAQIVDLQARCKGLTNENEELNQNLSASRESQQKLKSELKDLQDKYSECEDMLREAREDIKNLRNKSLPNSTVQRYTALASVLPMDSLAAEIEGTFRKGLDNPAPSEYKNHPWRVFETVKVVNKAVRLRSQCPSPGLPGSNPLSTRSSCASTPRTSYYGSDNISITLEDKPSSNSTHKEDNSVSGPKRLGQPGTPGGQDLEAALRNLSARQQNHSSERPFFDVERERKLHALVSNCEEGECSSGFLTPNDSLVSSPAASTGTNYSNGSSRHSCGSSGGSRSYLPDRLQIVKPLEGSVTLHHWQQLAKPNLGGILHPRPGVLTKDFRELEVDLQHIYSLNDLEEDEPDLSQMSGAHGMVSPSGPNLPQTSPTHTITTCQVLQPSILIPSFSTSDRKRLSRLFLQL
- the hap1 gene encoding trafficking kinesin-binding protein 1 isoform X1, whose amino-acid sequence is MEVWSSSASEEEEEEKITPGLVEEVVKGEEKCQNSNNNNNNNNNKGNLCQEVTQVLCSDRVGQVTKTYHDIKAVTHLLEEKERDLELAARIGQSLLKQNQELTTRNELLDEQLEIAKEEIAQLRHELTMRDDLLQFYASTEEMENAEAHSLMKRNSSCTSLSNFVHSDFLQQKLKDLEDENRKLRVEANDLTTETTNYEEQEQELMMVCVDELTSLNKQVVDLSEELARKVEDSLRQQEEISSLLAQIVDLQARCKGLTNENEELNQNLSASRESQQKLKSELKDLQDKYSECEDMLREAREDIKNLRNKSLPNSTVQRYTALASVLPMDSLAAEIEGTFRKGLDNPAPSEYKNHPWRVFETVKVVNKAVRLRSQCPSPGLPGSNPLSTRSSCASTPRTSYYGSDNISITLEDKPSSNSTHKEDNSVSGPKRLGQPGTPGGQDLEAALRNLSARQQNHSSERPFFDVERERKLHALVSNCEEGECSSGFLTPNDSLVSSPAASTGTNYSNGSSRHSCGSSGGSRSYLPDRLQIVKPLEGSVTLHHWQQLAKPNLGGILHPRPGVLTKDFRELEVDLQHIYSLNDLEEDEPDLSQMSGAHGMVSPSGPNLPQTSPTHTITTCQVLQPSILIPSFSTSLRSFSMPPRRNCELVSTALPSYPQHFGPGGQTTPTIMTTTTNSTPSPLGLVQLLREHGISASTQVHHNLHYSQSTKPSGSSSTDKGGGSRSSDREGRRNIFSWNLVAKLQSLGLHRVAALGMKGLHEAERKTDIV